The following proteins are encoded in a genomic region of Pyrus communis chromosome 11, drPyrComm1.1, whole genome shotgun sequence:
- the LOC137709010 gene encoding uncharacterized protein, with product MASFEALYGRFCRTPLCWSEVGERVLVGPEIVEETTQNVQVIKFNLKAAQDRQKSLADRHATDRVYEVGDWVFLKLSPWRGVLARVHNVFHVSMLRHYVADPSHVISPQPLEINPDLTYDEEPVTILNWKEKVLRNKTVNLVKILWRNHSVEEATWEIEDRIRDLYPRLFFDH from the exons aTGGCGTcatttgaggcattgtatggtagatTTTGTCGCACACCATTGTGCTGGtcagaggtcggagaaagagttttagtgggtccagagattgttgaggagactactcaaaatgttcaggtaattaagtttAACCTGAAGGCAgcccaggacaggcagaagagtctagcagatcggcatgctacagacagagtgtatgaggttggcgattgggtatttctgaagctttcaccatggAGAGGCGTG ttggctagagtacataacgttttccacgtgtctatgcttcgacattatgttgctgatccgtctCACGTGATATCtcctcaacccttggaaattaatccagatttgacttatgatgaggagcCAGTGACGATACtaaattggaaggaaaaggttctgaggaataagacggtgaatttagtgaaaattttgtggagaaatcattcagtggaggaagctacgtgggaaatAGAAGATCGGAtaagggatttgtatcctcggttgttctttgatcactag